From the genome of Cellvibrio japonicus Ueda107, one region includes:
- the pgl gene encoding 6-phosphogluconolactonase, producing the protein MVIERLFDSRAEMIAALQVECEAALRNAIEERGEATFMVSGGSTPEPLYKALSEVGLDWELVYVALVDERWVAFDHPRSNEAFVVRSLVQNKAASTNLIGMKNTAATPEEGLADCEVAYQQLSQPYAITILGMGSDGHTASWFPNAQGLDKALTTDQLCAAVTAQQSAVTGEEVERMTLSLNGVLQSKTLVLLLTGEEKLQVFRAAQAGTQVHDMPIRALLQQQQVPLTLYWAP; encoded by the coding sequence ATGGTAATCGAGCGTTTGTTTGACAGTCGTGCCGAGATGATTGCCGCACTCCAGGTGGAGTGTGAGGCAGCGTTGCGCAATGCTATCGAAGAGCGCGGCGAAGCCACTTTTATGGTGTCCGGTGGCAGTACACCCGAGCCGCTCTACAAGGCGCTGAGCGAGGTGGGGTTGGATTGGGAATTGGTGTATGTCGCCCTGGTGGACGAGCGCTGGGTAGCCTTTGATCACCCGCGCAGCAACGAGGCTTTTGTTGTTCGCTCCCTGGTGCAAAACAAGGCGGCCAGTACCAACCTGATCGGTATGAAAAATACGGCAGCGACACCGGAGGAGGGCCTGGCTGATTGCGAGGTTGCTTATCAGCAGCTGTCACAGCCTTACGCTATTACTATCCTGGGCATGGGGTCCGACGGTCATACCGCTTCCTGGTTCCCCAATGCACAGGGATTGGACAAGGCGCTGACCACCGACCAGCTCTGTGCCGCTGTCACAGCACAGCAAAGTGCAGTCACTGGCGAGGAAGTCGAGCGCATGACGCTCTCCCTCAACGGGGTATTGCAATCAAAGACGCTGGTTTTATTGCTGACCGGCGAAGAAAAACTCCAGGTCTTCCGCGCTGCCCAGGCGGGAACCCAGGTACATGACATGCCCATTCGCGCGCTGTTGCAACAGCAGCAGGTTCCATTGACGCTCTATTGGGCTCCCTGA
- the gap gene encoding type I glyceraldehyde-3-phosphate dehydrogenase: MTIRVAINGYGRIGRNVLRALYESGKRSQIQIVGINDLGDAKLNAHLTKYDSVHGTFNGTVAVEGDHLIVNGDAIRITSERDPAKLPWGELNVDVVYECTGIFTSKEKASAHLAAGAKKVIISAPGTEVDATVVFGVNHNVLKATDSVISNASCTTNCLAPVAKVLNDKFGIVQGSMTTIHAYTNDQVLSDVFHKDIYRARSATQSMIPTTTGAAKAVGLVLPELKGKLDGISVRVPTINVSLVDLNVLVEKDVSVEAINAAMKEAAEKEMPGVLAYVTEPLVSVDFNHNPHSSNYDSLQTKVYGKWVKVLSWYDNEWGFSNRMLDNTLALMSAK; encoded by the coding sequence ATGACTATTCGTGTGGCAATTAATGGTTATGGTCGTATCGGTCGCAATGTGTTGCGCGCGCTTTATGAGTCCGGCAAGCGCAGCCAAATCCAGATCGTGGGTATTAACGATTTGGGCGATGCCAAACTCAATGCCCACCTGACCAAGTACGATTCTGTACACGGCACTTTCAACGGCACTGTTGCGGTGGAAGGTGATCACCTGATCGTTAACGGTGATGCTATTCGCATTACCTCCGAGCGCGACCCGGCTAAATTGCCCTGGGGTGAGCTGAATGTAGATGTTGTCTACGAATGTACCGGTATTTTCACCAGCAAAGAGAAAGCCTCTGCCCACCTGGCGGCCGGTGCAAAAAAAGTGATTATTTCTGCTCCGGGTACCGAGGTTGATGCCACGGTGGTATTCGGTGTAAACCACAATGTGCTGAAAGCCACGGATAGCGTGATCTCCAACGCTTCCTGTACCACCAACTGCCTGGCGCCTGTCGCCAAGGTGCTGAATGACAAGTTCGGCATTGTGCAGGGCTCCATGACCACCATTCACGCGTATACCAACGACCAGGTACTGTCTGATGTGTTCCACAAGGATATCTACCGCGCTCGCTCTGCCACCCAATCCATGATTCCGACAACGACCGGTGCGGCCAAAGCGGTTGGCCTGGTTCTGCCTGAGCTGAAAGGCAAGTTGGACGGTATCTCTGTCCGCGTACCTACCATCAACGTTTCTTTGGTTGACTTGAACGTACTGGTAGAAAAAGACGTAAGTGTCGAAGCCATCAATGCGGCTATGAAAGAAGCTGCCGAAAAGGAAATGCCAGGTGTTTTGGCGTATGTCACCGAGCCGTTGGTCTCTGTGGACTTTAACCACAATCCGCACTCATCCAACTATGACTCCTTGCAAACCAAGGTCTACGGCAAATGGGTCAAGGTGTTGAGCTGGTACGACAACGAGTGGGGTTTCTCCAACCGTATGTTGGATAACACCCTTGCACTGATGTCAGCCAAATAA
- the zwf gene encoding glucose-6-phosphate dehydrogenase, translated as MLEAFDFVIFGGAGDLALRKLIPGLYRAHREGALPNGARIIPTCRNTQMVTEYKNKVRDAAKEHLNADEFVDADWDSFANRLHPVFVDIATRDEHWDALAQLMNTGGNSQRVFYLSTPPSVFSVCCKHLHESGLITESARVVVEKPLGYDGKTAEEINSQIAEYFREEAIYRIDHYLGKETVQNLLALRFANGMFEHLWDARSIDHVQITISETVGLEGRAGFYDGAGALRDMVQNHILQLLCLVAMESPNRMTAERIRAEKLKVLESLRPLTGNTVKYNTVRGQYVAGDMNDKQVPGYLDELGKPSDTETFVAIRAYIDNSRWANVPFYLRTGKRMKQRFAEIVIQYKDVAHRVYPESAGAATPNRLVIRLQPEESIKIIMISKDLEKHETRLRPVALNLNFADTYKDFYSDAYKRLMLDAAAGDASLFIHRAEVDAAWAWIDPIIEAWQRPENKPHGYMAGSWGPQASAQMLASDRRRWFSIDEVLSGADQEW; from the coding sequence ATGCTTGAGGCATTTGATTTTGTTATTTTTGGCGGGGCCGGTGATTTGGCACTGCGCAAACTCATCCCGGGCCTGTACCGTGCGCACCGTGAAGGCGCGCTACCGAACGGGGCACGTATTATCCCCACCTGCCGCAATACGCAAATGGTGACGGAATATAAAAACAAAGTACGTGATGCTGCCAAAGAGCATTTGAATGCCGATGAATTTGTGGATGCGGATTGGGACAGTTTCGCCAATCGACTCCACCCTGTTTTTGTAGATATTGCCACTCGCGATGAACATTGGGACGCGCTTGCCCAATTGATGAACACAGGTGGTAACAGCCAGCGTGTGTTTTACCTATCGACGCCACCGTCTGTATTCAGCGTATGTTGTAAGCATTTGCACGAATCCGGTCTCATTACCGAGAGCGCTCGTGTTGTGGTAGAAAAACCGCTGGGCTATGACGGTAAAACGGCAGAGGAAATTAACAGCCAGATCGCCGAGTATTTCCGTGAGGAAGCCATCTACCGCATCGACCATTACCTGGGCAAAGAAACTGTGCAAAACCTGTTGGCCCTGCGTTTTGCCAACGGTATGTTCGAACACCTGTGGGACGCCAGGTCTATTGACCATGTGCAGATTACGATTTCAGAAACCGTAGGCCTTGAAGGCCGTGCCGGTTTCTATGATGGCGCTGGTGCATTGCGTGACATGGTGCAAAACCACATTTTGCAACTGCTCTGCCTGGTGGCGATGGAGTCACCCAATCGCATGACTGCCGAGCGTATCCGCGCAGAAAAACTCAAGGTGCTGGAAAGCCTGCGTCCGCTGACGGGCAACACTGTCAAATACAACACCGTGCGCGGCCAGTACGTCGCCGGTGATATGAACGATAAGCAGGTTCCCGGTTACCTGGATGAATTGGGTAAGCCAAGCGATACCGAGACCTTTGTGGCAATTCGCGCGTACATTGACAATTCACGCTGGGCTAACGTGCCTTTCTACTTGCGTACCGGCAAGCGTATGAAGCAGCGTTTTGCCGAGATCGTGATCCAGTACAAAGATGTCGCCCACCGCGTTTATCCGGAGTCTGCCGGTGCTGCTACCCCCAACCGCCTGGTGATTCGCCTACAACCGGAAGAAAGTATCAAGATCATCATGATTTCCAAGGATCTTGAAAAGCACGAGACACGCCTGCGCCCGGTGGCACTCAATTTGAACTTTGCGGATACCTATAAAGATTTCTACTCGGACGCCTACAAGCGCCTGATGCTGGATGCCGCTGCTGGTGATGCCAGCCTGTTTATCCACCGCGCTGAGGTGGATGCCGCCTGGGCCTGGATTGATCCGATTATCGAAGCCTGGCAGCGCCCGGAAAACAAACCCCACGGCTATATGGCGGGAAGCTGGGGGCCGCAGGCCTCGGCGCAAATGCTGGCCAGTGATCGCCGCCGCTGGTTCTCGATTGATGAAGTGTTATCGGGAGCCGATCAGGAATGGTAA
- the pyk gene encoding pyruvate kinase, producing MLRRTKIVSTLGPASESPEVLEKLILAGVNVVRLNFSHGSPEDHKYRAETVRALAAKHNRYVAVLGDLQGPKIRVARFKDGKIHLKVGDKFVLDASLERDAGTQEQVGIDYKELPNDCKPGDILLLDDGRVVLKVDRVEGTRIYTTTKVGGPLSNNKGINRQGGGLTAPALTEKDLADIKTAAEIDVDYLAVSFPRSAEDMNYARRLMEEAGGRAGLVSKVERAEAVADDETLDDIIRASDAVMVARGDLGVEIGDAALIGVQKRIIARSRALNKVVITATQMMESMINSPLPTRAEVFDVANAVLDGTDAVMLSAETAAGSYPVETVEAMVRIILGAEKHPTASADTYRMDQAFNGIDESIALAAMFTANHLSGVKAIIAFTESGSTPRLMSRVGSQLPIFAFSRHVNTQRKVALYRGVHPVAFDTEAVPSAQDFVRAIDLLKSKNILTDGDMVIVSCGDTNLLGGTNSLKILRVGDKLA from the coding sequence ATGTTAAGACGCACCAAGATCGTCAGTACCTTGGGCCCGGCCTCGGAATCTCCCGAGGTTCTGGAAAAGTTGATTCTGGCGGGCGTTAACGTCGTCCGCTTGAACTTCTCCCATGGTTCACCGGAAGACCACAAATACCGTGCCGAGACCGTCCGTGCCCTGGCCGCCAAACACAACCGCTATGTGGCGGTATTGGGTGACCTGCAAGGTCCAAAAATCCGTGTCGCTCGTTTTAAAGATGGCAAGATCCATCTGAAAGTGGGTGACAAGTTTGTGTTGGATGCCTCGCTGGAACGCGATGCCGGTACCCAGGAGCAAGTGGGTATCGACTACAAAGAGCTGCCTAACGATTGCAAACCCGGCGATATTTTGTTGCTGGATGACGGCCGTGTGGTGCTTAAGGTTGATCGTGTTGAGGGTACGCGCATTTACACCACCACCAAGGTGGGTGGCCCCTTGTCCAATAACAAGGGTATCAACCGCCAGGGCGGTGGTTTAACGGCACCCGCCTTGACGGAAAAAGACCTGGCAGATATCAAAACTGCTGCGGAAATTGATGTGGATTACCTCGCGGTTTCCTTCCCGCGCAGTGCAGAGGACATGAACTATGCCCGTCGCCTGATGGAAGAGGCGGGTGGTCGCGCCGGCCTGGTTTCCAAGGTGGAACGTGCCGAAGCCGTTGCCGATGACGAAACCCTGGACGACATTATCCGCGCCAGCGATGCCGTGATGGTGGCGCGTGGTGACCTGGGGGTTGAAATTGGGGATGCAGCCCTGATCGGTGTACAAAAACGCATCATTGCGCGCTCACGTGCACTGAACAAGGTGGTAATCACCGCAACCCAGATGATGGAATCCATGATCAACAGCCCGCTGCCAACCCGTGCAGAGGTGTTTGACGTGGCTAACGCGGTACTGGACGGTACCGATGCGGTGATGTTGTCTGCCGAGACGGCTGCCGGTAGTTATCCGGTAGAAACGGTTGAAGCCATGGTGCGTATTATTCTCGGTGCCGAAAAGCACCCCACCGCCAGTGCTGATACCTACCGCATGGATCAGGCGTTCAACGGTATCGATGAGTCCATTGCGCTGGCGGCTATGTTCACTGCCAACCACCTGTCGGGTGTGAAAGCCATCATTGCCTTCACCGAGTCGGGCAGTACCCCGCGCCTGATGTCCCGTGTTGGATCGCAACTCCCGATCTTTGCTTTCTCACGCCATGTGAACACCCAGCGTAAGGTTGCCCTGTATCGCGGTGTGCACCCGGTAGCCTTTGATACGGAAGCTGTGCCCAGTGCGCAGGATTTCGTCCGCGCTATCGACCTGTTGAAGAGCAAAAACATTCTTACCGATGGTGATATGGTGATTGTGTCCTGCGGTGATACCAATCTGTTAGGTGGCACCAATAGCCTGAAAATCCTGCGGGTGGGTGACAAACTCGCCTGA
- the eda gene encoding bifunctional 4-hydroxy-2-oxoglutarate aldolase/2-dehydro-3-deoxy-phosphogluconate aldolase, whose protein sequence is MALTIDQILKVAPVVPVMVVERIEDAVPLATALYNGGLKVLEITLRTPCALDAISAMVEALPDDAVIGAGTIITPKDLDAAVKAGSTFMVSPGTTPALIEAAKACPVPLLAGVATPTEAMHLLVEGFTHQKFFPAEAAGGVPMLKSIAGPLPQITFCPTGGIDLAKAPSYLALPNVACVGGTWMAPKELMKAGRWEEIERLAREAASLPR, encoded by the coding sequence GTGGCTTTAACCATCGATCAAATTCTCAAAGTAGCGCCGGTTGTACCTGTTATGGTCGTCGAGCGCATCGAAGATGCCGTACCCCTGGCGACCGCACTTTACAACGGTGGCCTGAAAGTGTTGGAGATCACGCTGCGTACGCCCTGCGCACTGGATGCTATCAGCGCCATGGTAGAGGCCCTGCCGGATGATGCGGTGATTGGTGCGGGAACTATTATCACCCCGAAAGATCTTGATGCTGCCGTGAAGGCCGGATCTACCTTTATGGTAAGCCCGGGTACCACGCCAGCGCTGATCGAAGCCGCCAAGGCCTGCCCGGTGCCATTGCTGGCTGGTGTGGCGACTCCCACTGAAGCCATGCACCTGTTGGTAGAAGGTTTCACCCACCAGAAATTCTTCCCGGCAGAAGCCGCCGGTGGTGTTCCCATGTTGAAGTCCATCGCGGGTCCACTGCCGCAGATTACCTTTTGCCCCACCGGTGGTATTGACCTGGCCAAGGCTCCCAGTTACCTGGCGCTGCCTAACGTGGCTTGTGTGGGGGGAACCTGGATGGCACCTAAAGAATTGATGAAAGCCGGACGCTGGGAAGAGATTGAACGCCTGGCCCGTGAAGCAGCCAGCCTGCCTCGCTAA
- a CDS encoding M23 family metallopeptidase, producing the protein MNKRLLVAGLCSLGLCVSSLVQALELLRADWQQGGVIIGQVPEGTQVEYAGKRLQLSEDRQFVIGLGRDAPAEARIITVDARGQRQQHLFKVQQRQYNIQKVTGVPQKTVTPDPEQVERARREAQMATEARKVDLPLTFFAQPFVWPLQGRITGVYGSQRFYNGVPNNPHYGVDIARPVGTLVTAPAGGLVTLAHPDMFFSGGTLIIDHGHGLSSTFIHLSEILVKKGDSITQGQVIAKVGMTGRATGPHLDWRMNWFEERVDPQLLVGPMPKDSVTESSR; encoded by the coding sequence GTGAATAAGCGATTACTGGTAGCTGGATTATGTAGCCTGGGGTTGTGTGTCAGTTCCCTTGTCCAGGCATTGGAACTGTTGCGGGCCGACTGGCAGCAGGGCGGCGTAATTATCGGGCAGGTTCCCGAGGGTACACAGGTGGAATATGCCGGCAAACGATTGCAATTATCGGAGGATAGGCAGTTCGTGATCGGTTTGGGACGCGATGCACCTGCCGAGGCCAGGATCATCACCGTTGATGCCCGGGGACAGCGCCAGCAGCATCTATTTAAGGTGCAACAGCGCCAATACAACATCCAGAAAGTGACCGGTGTCCCGCAGAAAACCGTAACGCCTGACCCGGAGCAGGTTGAACGTGCCAGGCGCGAAGCGCAAATGGCAACGGAGGCACGCAAGGTCGATTTACCCCTGACATTTTTTGCCCAACCATTTGTCTGGCCATTGCAGGGGCGTATCACGGGTGTCTATGGCAGTCAGCGTTTTTATAACGGTGTCCCCAACAACCCCCACTATGGTGTGGATATCGCCCGCCCGGTAGGCACTTTGGTGACAGCGCCTGCGGGGGGACTGGTCACCCTGGCACATCCGGACATGTTTTTTTCGGGGGGAACCCTGATTATCGACCACGGCCATGGATTGTCCTCAACCTTTATCCACCTGAGTGAAATCCTGGTTAAAAAGGGGGACTCCATTACCCAGGGACAGGTAATTGCCAAGGTGGGTATGACCGGGCGTGCGACAGGGCCCCACCTGGATTGGCGGATGAACTGGTTTGAGGAGCGAGTGGATCCACAATTGCTGGTTGGCCCTATGCCAAAAGATTCAGTAACGGAGTCGTCCCGGTAA